CTCGCCTTTTCCTTTGCCCGGGACGTGGTCCAGTTGGAAAGCCACCGCCGGGCGGTGCTGTTGGACGCCGCCCGGTAAAGCTGCCGGGTGACCTGCCGCCGTTGCCTACAACAGACTGGCCAGGGCGAGGCCAGCCGCAGCGGCGCCCACAGCCGCTGCCGCAGTCCCGATTCCGTTGAGCAGGGCCAGGCCGGTGCGGCCGGACTGGATGAGCCGGACGGTTTCGAAACTGGCGGTGCTGAAGGTGGTGTAGCCGCCCAGGAACCCGGTTCCGGCAATGGCCTGCAGCTCCACGGGTGCGGCATGGGCGATGACGGCCCCCGCGACCAGGCCCAGGAGGAAGGACCCGGTGAGGTTGATGGCGATGGTCCCGACCGGCAGGGCGGTGCGCAGTTTGGAGCGGACAAGGCCGTCCACGACGAAGCGGGTCCCGGCGCCCAAGCCGCCGGCCAAACCCAGCAGGACAATAACCAGCGGATTCACCGGCCCGCCTCCTGCCGGGCGGTCTGCCGTGTGGTTGCCCGGGCGTGGCGGCCGGCGGCCAACCAGATTCCTGCCACTGTTGCCCCGGCCCCGCCGATCAGGGTGGCAGCGAGGTAGAGCAGCCCGTCGGCGACCCGTCCGGCGCCCAGGAGGGTGTTGGTTTCCAGGGCGAGCGTGCTGTAGGTGGTGAACGCCCCCATGAACCCGGTCCCGGCGAGCAGGCGGATGATCCTGCGCGTTCCTGCATCGGGGCCGCGGCGCACCAGCGCTTCGAGCAGGGCACCGAGCAGGAGGGCCCCGGCCAGGTTGATGACGAGGGTGGGCAGCGGCCATCCGCCCGGTGCGGGCAACAGCATGCTGAGCCCGTAGCGGGCCAGGGCGCCAAACACGCCCCCGGCGATCACCACCAGCACATATCCGGGATGCAGGTGGACCGGGCGATGGGCACGGACTTCCCCGAGGGTCCCCGCATCGGGGTCGATATCCGCGGCGGATTGATCCCCCGTGCCACTGCCTGCCGGAAGTAGATCCTCCTCCCCTGCAGGTGCCTCCGGGGTGCGGGACGATGCTGGGGTCCCGGGAATGCGCGGTTCCGTCATCGGCCCTCCTTCGGGTGGTGCTTGGTGTGGGGGGCGAGCGGGACCACCAGGACGGGGCGGTGCTGGCGGTGCGTGAGGTGGACGGCGACGGAGCCGACCAGGAGTTCCTCGAAGCGGGCGCCAAACCCGCGTTCGCGGGTACCGACGACGATGACCGAGGCGTCCGTGGATTCCGCCAGCCGTCCCAGCGCCCTGGCGGGGTCCCCGGCCAGGGTCACGAAGGAGCAGTCGATCCCCGCCCCGCGAAGGGCGTCCGCGAGGTGCCCGGAGAGGCCGGCGCTGATGCCTTCGATGTCATCGTCAATACCGTCGGGGTCGATCGGCAGCGCCTCGACCCGCCCGTCGGGTTCCTCGGCGAGGTAGGTGGTGACGTCAACGTAGGCGCAGATCAGTTTCACGCCCAGGCTGTAGGCCAGTTCCGCGGCGCGGTGTGCCACGGCCAGCGGCTGGCCCGGGACAACCCCCATCAGCACCGGCCCGCTCAGCTTCCGCGGATGGAAAGCATTGCTTTTGCTCGAAGGGTTGGACGGTGTCTCCGGGTCACTCATGTGCGCTCCTGTCGCATGGGGCAGGAAAACCGGGCCGGGATGCGGGCATGGCTCGCCTACCTTCGTATCAGCAAAGGTAGGAACCATCAGCCAGGGGGCGGTTCGAACACAGCGTCCTGCGAAGTGTTCCGGCGGGATCCATCACCGTGAACAGAGACTACAGGCACTCCGCCGGGGACCGCCAGCTGCACTTGTGGCTCCGCAGGCCCGGGCCAGGCGATACCTACCGTCCCGTCGCCAGGTGCTCCACCATCGCTTTGGCAACGGCATCCGGTGAATCTTCGGTGGGGATGTGCTTGCCGTTCACCTCCACCAGGTCCGCGTTGGCGATCTCTTCCACGTACCTGCGGGCAAACCCGATCTTCTGGAAGTCGTCGTCCCGGCCCCACACCAGGCGGGTGGGGATGGCAGCTTCCTTGAGGGCCGGCACCAGGTCCAGCGTGTAGCGCGGATCGGCGGCTGCCGCCATGGCCATCCAGGAACGCGCGCGGGCCGGAGACTGCCAGGGTGAAAGGTAGTCCGCCAGTTCCTCCTCGCCCAAGGTGCGGATGGCGCAGCCCTGGGTGGACTTGCGGCGGGCGGCGAGGAGGTCCTCTTCCGTGGTGTTTGCCCGCACGTCGGGATCCCGGAAACGCTCGACGGCGGGAACCGGCCACGAGTCGAACATGACCGCGTTCATCAGCACCATCTTCCGCACCCTCCCGCTGGTGGCCGCGAGCTGCTGGGCCACGCCGCCGCCGATGTCGTGGGCCGCAACGTCAAACCCGCCTATGCCCAGGGCATCCGCAGCCCTGAGCACGGTCCGCGCCAGTGCCGGGACTGTGGCCTGCTCTACGTCCAGTTCTCCCCCGCTCCGGCCGAAGCCCGGAAAGTCCAGCGCGTAGCAGCGGCTGTGTTCACCGAGCGCCGGCAGGACGGGCTGCCACACACGGCTCCAGAAGGTGCCGTGCAGCAGGATCAGCGGCGGGGCGGACTCATTCCCCGCGGCGAGGTAGGACAGCGGGACGCCGTCCACGTCAACGGTGCGGCGGTCAACGGGCTGGGCCATAAGTTGGTCTCCGTTTTCTGGGGTGGGGATGACGGTAACTGCGAGGCCCTGCCGTTTACGCGGCGAGCACCGCGGGCAGCCCGGTGAGGGCCGGGATGGTGATGTCCGGGGACTGGAAATAGGAGGGGTAGCGGGCACCGGTCCGGTTGATCCACGCGGTCCGCATACCGGCTTTGGCTGCCCCATGGATGTCCCAGGGGTGCACGGCCACCAGCAGCATTCCCGAAGGAGCGGTTCCCGCCGCCGTTGCCGCGTAATCGTATGCGGGCCTGGCCGGCTTCCAGGCAGGGGCACCCTCCACGGAGAGAAGCTGCTCGAATTTGTCCCTGACGCCGCCGGCAACCAGCAGTTTGTCCGTGTTGGCGGCGGCGCCGTTGGTCAGGGTGACCAGCCGGTGCCCGGCTGCGGCGAGGGCGCGGATGCCGTCCGGGACGTCCGGGTGAAGGGAGAGGTTCTGCATGGCAGCCATGACGCGTTCGACAGCGG
This window of the Pseudarthrobacter defluvii genome carries:
- a CDS encoding universal stress protein, whose amino-acid sequence is MSDPETPSNPSSKSNAFHPRKLSGPVLMGVVPGQPLAVAHRAAELAYSLGVKLICAYVDVTTYLAEEPDGRVEALPIDPDGIDDDIEGISAGLSGHLADALRGAGIDCSFVTLAGDPARALGRLAESTDASVIVVGTRERGFGARFEELLVGSVAVHLTHRQHRPVLVVPLAPHTKHHPKEGR
- a CDS encoding fluoride efflux transporter FluC; the protein is MVIVLLGLAGGLGAGTRFVVDGLVRSKLRTALPVGTIAINLTGSFLLGLVAGAVIAHAAPVELQAIAGTGFLGGYTTFSTASFETVRLIQSGRTGLALLNGIGTAAAAVGAAAAGLALASLL
- a CDS encoding fluoride efflux transporter FluC, with protein sequence MTEPRIPGTPASSRTPEAPAGEEDLLPAGSGTGDQSAADIDPDAGTLGEVRAHRPVHLHPGYVLVVIAGGVFGALARYGLSMLLPAPGGWPLPTLVINLAGALLLGALLEALVRRGPDAGTRRIIRLLAGTGFMGAFTTYSTLALETNTLLGAGRVADGLLYLAATLIGGAGATVAGIWLAAGRHARATTRQTARQEAGR
- a CDS encoding alpha/beta fold hydrolase; its protein translation is MAQPVDRRTVDVDGVPLSYLAAGNESAPPLILLHGTFWSRVWQPVLPALGEHSRCYALDFPGFGRSGGELDVEQATVPALARTVLRAADALGIGGFDVAAHDIGGGVAQQLAATSGRVRKMVLMNAVMFDSWPVPAVERFRDPDVRANTTEEDLLAARRKSTQGCAIRTLGEEELADYLSPWQSPARARSWMAMAAAADPRYTLDLVPALKEAAIPTRLVWGRDDDFQKIGFARRYVEEIANADLVEVNGKHIPTEDSPDAVAKAMVEHLATGR
- a CDS encoding haloacid dehalogenase type II, which gives rise to MSEPLVIVFDVNETLSDMAPLGEAFAQVGAPRGLAKLWFATLLRDGFALTASGGRESFATIGADALRTLLGAEGVSGNLDTAVERVMAAMQNLSLHPDVPDGIRALAAAGHRLVTLTNGAAANTDKLLVAGGVRDKFEQLLSVEGAPAWKPARPAYDYAATAAGTAPSGMLLVAVHPWDIHGAAKAGMRTAWINRTGARYPSYFQSPDITIPALTGLPAVLAA